The following are from one region of the Chromobacterium phragmitis genome:
- a CDS encoding DeoR/GlpR family DNA-binding transcription regulator, whose translation MSRSPRHDKILQLVRENGFMPIEELARLLDVTPQTIRRDINQLCEANLLRRYHGGAALGNSVENEDYFARKGKFQSEKAHIADMIARSIPDHASLFMSIGTTIEAVAQALTATHKGLRVITNNIHVASIMSTNPDFTAMITSGTVRASDGGITGVATLDFINQFKVDYAIIGVSGIESDGSLLDFDYREVRVAQAMMNNARHRYLAADHSKFGRNALVRMGHISEFHTVFTDATPPEPVTKLLEEHNVRLVLSEA comes from the coding sequence ATGAGCCGCTCTCCACGACACGACAAAATCCTGCAGCTGGTTCGCGAAAACGGCTTCATGCCCATCGAAGAGCTGGCCCGTCTGCTCGACGTCACGCCTCAAACGATACGGCGCGACATCAACCAGCTGTGCGAGGCCAATCTGCTTCGCCGCTATCACGGCGGCGCCGCGCTCGGCAACAGCGTGGAGAACGAGGACTACTTTGCGCGCAAAGGAAAGTTCCAGAGCGAAAAGGCCCATATCGCCGACATGATCGCGCGCAGCATCCCCGACCACGCCTCGCTGTTCATGAGCATCGGCACCACGATAGAGGCGGTGGCGCAGGCGCTGACGGCCACCCATAAAGGCCTGCGTGTCATCACCAACAACATCCACGTCGCCTCCATCATGTCCACCAATCCGGACTTCACCGCGATGATCACCTCCGGCACCGTGCGCGCGTCGGACGGCGGCATCACCGGCGTGGCGACGCTGGACTTCATCAACCAGTTCAAGGTGGATTACGCCATCATCGGCGTCTCCGGCATCGAATCCGACGGCTCGCTGCTGGATTTCGACTACCGCGAAGTGCGCGTCGCCCAGGCGATGATGAACAACGCCCGCCACCGCTACCTGGCGGCCGACCACAGCAAGTTCGGCCGCAACGCGCTGGTGCGCATGGGCCACATCAGCGAGTTCCATACCGTGTTCACCGACGCCACGCCGCCTGAGCCGGTGACCAAGCTCCTGGAAGAGCACAACGTCAGGCTGGTGCTGTCCGAAGCCTGA
- a CDS encoding zinc-dependent alcohol dehydrogenase family protein: MQSYRFSRFGSLNHLARHDEPMPTPGRGEALVRVRASSLNYRDLALLRGQYPMSWRDGLVPLSDGAGEIVALGEGCNRFQLGDRVCNTFFPQWFGGPFPIEQGARQYGSNQDGWLCEYKVVSEEALVRVPDHLDWAEAATLPCAALTAWTALTGPQPVRAGDTVLVQGSGGVSLFALQLAKAMGARVIATTSGADKAARLKALGADEAIDYLAVPAWGARARELNDGLGVDLVVEVGGKGTLEQSLAAVAPGGEIAVIGFLADGAAELDFMRYFLSGATLRRIAVGHREGMEAMLRAIARHQLRPVVDRVFPFGDARAAWEHFLARRHFGKVAISH, translated from the coding sequence ATGCAAAGCTACCGTTTTTCCCGTTTCGGCTCGCTGAACCACCTGGCGCGGCATGATGAGCCGATGCCGACGCCCGGCCGCGGCGAAGCGCTGGTGCGGGTGCGCGCCAGTTCGTTGAACTACCGCGACCTGGCGCTGTTGCGCGGCCAGTATCCGATGAGCTGGCGCGATGGGTTGGTTCCCTTGTCCGACGGCGCCGGCGAAATCGTCGCCTTGGGCGAGGGCTGCAACCGTTTCCAGCTGGGCGACCGGGTGTGCAACACCTTCTTCCCGCAATGGTTCGGCGGCCCGTTTCCCATTGAGCAGGGCGCGCGCCAGTACGGCAGCAACCAGGATGGCTGGCTGTGCGAATACAAGGTGGTGAGCGAGGAGGCGCTGGTCCGCGTGCCGGATCACCTCGACTGGGCCGAAGCGGCGACGCTGCCGTGCGCGGCGCTAACCGCCTGGACCGCCTTGACCGGCCCGCAACCGGTCAGGGCCGGCGACACGGTGCTGGTGCAGGGATCGGGCGGCGTGTCGCTGTTCGCCTTGCAGCTGGCCAAGGCGATGGGCGCGCGGGTGATCGCCACCACCTCCGGAGCAGACAAGGCGGCCAGGCTGAAGGCGCTGGGCGCGGACGAGGCGATCGACTACCTTGCCGTGCCGGCATGGGGCGCGCGGGCGCGCGAGCTGAACGACGGCCTGGGCGTGGACCTGGTGGTCGAGGTGGGCGGCAAGGGCACGCTGGAGCAGTCGCTGGCGGCGGTGGCACCGGGCGGCGAGATCGCGGTGATCGGCTTTCTGGCCGACGGCGCGGCGGAGCTGGACTTCATGCGCTACTTCCTCAGCGGGGCCACGCTGCGGCGCATCGCGGTCGGCCACCGCGAGGGGATGGAAGCGATGCTGCGGGCCATCGCCAGGCATCAGTTGCGGCCGGTGGTGGACCGGGTGTTCCCGTTCGGCGACGCGCGCGCGGCCTGGGAGCATTTCCTCGCCCGCCGCCACTTCGGCAAGGTGGCGATAAGCCATTGA
- a CDS encoding IS5 family transposase (programmed frameshift), translating to MQRKVISQKLWKSLQPLLSPPPRSRRGGRPRLDDFAALNGILFVLTTGIPWEDLPQELGFGSGMTCWRRLRDWQAQGIWDRLHLALLIQLRQHDQIDWSRASIDGASVAKPPGGQETGPNPTDRGKCGSKRHIIVDRRGLPLALSITGANRHDSMVFETLVDAIPAVPGLPGRPRQKPYKLHADKGYDYRRCRAHLSRRGILVRIARRGVESSERLGRHRWVVERTHSWLAGFGKLRIRFERRLDTHYALLKLAFSLICLRFVDRFC from the exons ATGCAACGAAAAGTCATCAGCCAGAAGCTCTGGAAGTCATTGCAGCCGCTACTCTCTCCGCCGCCGCGTTCCCGCCGGGGTGGGAGGCCGCGGCTGGATGATTTTGCTGCCCTCAACGGCATCTTGTTTGTTCTCACTACCGGCATTCCTTGGGAGGACCTCCCGCAGGAACTCGGTTTTGGCAGCGGGATGACCTGCTGGCGAAGGCTGCGGGATTGGCAAGCGCAAGGCATTTGGGACCGCCTACACCTGGCTCTGCTGATACAACTGCGCCAACACGATCAAATTGATTGGAGCCGGGCCAGCATTGATGGGGCTAGCGTTGCCA AGCCCCCGGGGGGCCAAGAGACCGGCCCCAACCCCACCGATCGAGGTAAATGCGGCAGCAAACGGCACATCATCGTAGATCGCCGAGGTTTGCCATTGGCGCTGAGCATTACCGGCGCCAATCGGCACGACTCCATGGTCTTCGAAACTTTGGTCGATGCGATTCCTGCCGTTCCTGGCTTGCCAGGACGGCCCAGACAAAAGCCTTACAAGCTGCATGCTGACAAAGGCTATGACTACCGCCGTTGTCGTGCACACCTGAGCCGACGCGGAATCTTGGTGCGAATTGCTCGGCGCGGGGTGGAAAGCAGCGAGAGACTAGGTCGCCACCGCTGGGTGGTAGAACGTACCCATTCTTGGCTAGCTGGCTTCGGCAAGTTGCGCATCCGCTTCGAACGGCGGCTGGATACGCATTACGCCTTGCTCAAGCTGGCTTTCTCATTGATATGTCTGCGATTTGTCGACAGGTTTTGTTAG
- a CDS encoding AraC family transcriptional regulator, with translation MDLLEDIFAAMRVESALYARLEASAPWGIDFAHQVSARFGIVSHGRCLLDGAGLDQPLPLAAGDLFIVSGGQRFRLMDEAGRETPPCETVFAGRCDGVIRFGGDGEETGIVSGRFVFDAAAGAPLMDLLPPVLHLRLDEERARLLRAALEMIARENAAPALGSRLVVQKLVDVLLIEALRIHCLSGQGDGWLGALADRRLSPLLQAVHSDLAAPWTLESMAARAGMSRSAFARHFRARVGDTPLNHLTGWRIQRARALLRGSRLPLAEVAARVGYDSDAAFQRAFKRLTGLPPGEYRRAAGAS, from the coding sequence ATGGACCTGCTGGAAGACATCTTCGCCGCGATGCGGGTGGAGAGCGCGCTGTACGCGCGGCTGGAAGCGAGCGCGCCGTGGGGCATAGACTTCGCCCACCAGGTGTCGGCGCGCTTCGGCATCGTTTCCCACGGCCGCTGCCTGCTTGACGGCGCGGGCCTGGATCAGCCGCTGCCGCTGGCGGCCGGCGACCTGTTCATCGTCAGCGGCGGCCAGCGCTTCCGCCTGATGGACGAGGCCGGCCGGGAGACGCCGCCATGCGAGACGGTATTCGCCGGCCGCTGCGACGGCGTGATCCGCTTCGGCGGCGACGGCGAGGAGACCGGCATCGTTTCCGGCCGCTTCGTGTTCGACGCCGCCGCCGGCGCGCCCTTGATGGACCTGCTGCCGCCGGTGCTGCACCTTCGGCTGGACGAGGAGCGGGCGCGGCTGCTGCGGGCGGCGCTGGAGATGATCGCGCGCGAGAACGCCGCCCCGGCGCTGGGTTCGCGGCTGGTGGTGCAGAAACTGGTGGACGTGCTGCTGATCGAGGCGCTGCGCATCCACTGCCTGTCCGGCCAAGGCGACGGCTGGCTGGGGGCGCTGGCCGACCGCCGGCTGTCGCCGCTATTGCAGGCCGTCCACTCCGACCTGGCCGCGCCGTGGACGCTGGAGAGCATGGCCGCGCGCGCCGGCATGTCGCGCTCGGCCTTCGCCCGCCATTTCCGCGCCCGAGTGGGCGATACGCCGCTGAATCATCTGACCGGCTGGCGCATTCAGCGCGCCCGGGCGCTGCTGCGGGGAAGCCGGCTTCCGCTGGCGGAAGTGGCGGCGCGAGTCGGCTACGACAGCGACGCCGCCTTCCAGCGCGCGTTCAAGCGGCTGACCGGCCTGCCGCCGGGCGAATACCGCCGCGCGGCAGGCGCGAGCTAA
- a CDS encoding aspartate/glutamate racemase family protein, whose translation MNPKTIGIAGVTVPGAVDCLSKTHRLCAARFPAHHHPRFVLDQSDFGVVHQAQDDDRWDRVADSIVGSLERLAGTGAELAVIPANTVHLVVDDIRARSPIPLISMLDVVAEACAARGLKQVAILGTRWTMARRLYQAPLAARGITEVIPDEAQQALIQNAIFAELVPTGGASEATVAALLQVVGAMKVQGCDGVALACTELPLVLNNANCGVPAIDTTLVLAEAALAAACA comes from the coding sequence ATGAACCCGAAAACCATAGGCATCGCCGGCGTCACCGTGCCCGGCGCCGTAGACTGCCTGTCCAAGACGCACCGCCTGTGCGCGGCGCGCTTTCCCGCCCACCACCATCCGCGCTTCGTGCTGGACCAGTCCGACTTCGGCGTGGTGCACCAGGCGCAGGACGATGACCGCTGGGACCGGGTGGCGGACTCCATCGTCGGCTCGCTCGAACGCTTGGCCGGCACCGGGGCCGAACTGGCGGTGATCCCGGCCAACACCGTGCATTTGGTGGTGGACGACATCCGCGCGCGCTCGCCGATTCCGTTGATCAGCATGCTGGACGTGGTGGCCGAGGCCTGCGCCGCGCGCGGCCTGAAGCAAGTGGCGATACTCGGCACCCGCTGGACCATGGCGCGCCGGCTGTATCAGGCGCCGCTGGCCGCCCGCGGCATCACGGAAGTCATCCCGGACGAAGCGCAACAGGCGCTGATCCAAAACGCGATCTTCGCCGAACTGGTACCCACCGGCGGCGCCAGCGAAGCCACCGTGGCCGCATTGCTGCAAGTAGTCGGGGCGATGAAGGTCCAAGGCTGCGACGGCGTGGCGCTGGCCTGCACCGAGTTGCCGCTGGTGTTGAACAACGCCAACTGCGGCGTGCCGGCGATCGACACCACCCTGGTCCTGGCCGAGGCCGCGTTGGCGGCCGCCTGCGCGTAG
- a CDS encoding EAL domain-containing protein: MNPLQPRRRHRLSHVLFALLVAALPLAATVPTLLWQERQDLQANARQQVSQAMELVEGILDQADHAARVLLPLAGGPCEQAVYPLRRQVAVAPFVRSAALLIKDRVYCSALSGSTDWALPRRDFVDGRIQLLAGNSVTPDVPLLYYRVNGKRGDAVAAVDGRYLQLALQDASDNDPVLLQVGGLWLGPHQVGTGQPPANWQQQVVRRSGRYPFLIRSGYDIPPWHRLLWARHALLAAVLFLLGLLAGGTLYWLLSRPASFTGELRRALANDEFVGYLQPLVRPGMADWRGAEVLMRWDHPREGLIRPDLFIPRAEESGLIVEMTRRMMDAVIAKVAKLSLPEDFHLGVNISPAHLREGNLIRDCRRWLDRLAGSGAVLALELTEREMVEITPEVEALFHSLDQMGVKVALDDFGTGHSSLVYLQQLTVDGLKIDQSFVAGIGSDGLSAHIVDSVAELAAKLGLATVAEGVETAEQYDYLSRLGVRWLQGFYIARPMPLDEFVRRMRQGGTWQR; encoded by the coding sequence ATGAATCCCCTGCAGCCACGTCGTCGCCATCGTCTGTCCCATGTGTTGTTCGCCTTGCTGGTGGCGGCGTTGCCGCTCGCCGCGACCGTTCCCACCCTGCTATGGCAAGAGCGGCAGGACTTGCAGGCGAACGCGCGGCAGCAGGTGAGCCAGGCGATGGAACTGGTGGAGGGCATTTTGGACCAGGCCGACCATGCGGCGCGCGTCTTGCTGCCGCTGGCGGGCGGCCCCTGCGAGCAGGCGGTGTACCCGCTGCGCCGCCAGGTGGCGGTGGCGCCATTTGTCCGCAGCGCCGCGTTATTGATCAAGGACAGGGTCTACTGTTCTGCCTTGAGCGGCAGCACCGACTGGGCGCTGCCGCGGCGGGATTTCGTGGATGGCCGCATCCAGCTGCTGGCCGGCAACTCGGTCACGCCCGACGTGCCGCTGCTGTATTACCGCGTGAACGGCAAGCGCGGCGACGCGGTGGCGGCTGTGGACGGCCGCTATCTGCAGCTGGCGCTGCAGGACGCCAGCGACAACGATCCGGTGCTGCTGCAGGTGGGCGGCCTCTGGTTGGGCCCGCATCAGGTGGGAACCGGCCAGCCTCCCGCCAACTGGCAGCAGCAGGTCGTCCGCCGCTCTGGCCGCTATCCGTTCCTGATCCGCTCAGGCTATGACATTCCGCCCTGGCACCGCCTGCTGTGGGCGCGCCACGCGCTGCTGGCCGCGGTGCTGTTCCTGCTGGGCCTGCTTGCCGGCGGCACGCTGTACTGGCTGCTGAGCCGTCCCGCCTCCTTCACCGGCGAGTTGCGGCGAGCGTTGGCCAATGATGAATTCGTCGGCTATCTGCAGCCCTTGGTGCGGCCGGGCATGGCCGACTGGCGCGGCGCCGAGGTGTTGATGCGTTGGGATCATCCGCGCGAGGGGTTGATCCGTCCGGACCTCTTCATTCCCCGCGCCGAGGAAAGCGGGCTGATCGTCGAGATGACGCGACGGATGATGGATGCGGTGATCGCCAAAGTGGCCAAGCTGTCGCTGCCCGAGGATTTCCATCTTGGCGTCAACATCAGTCCCGCCCACCTGCGCGAGGGCAACCTGATCCGCGATTGCCGCCGCTGGCTGGACCGGCTGGCCGGCAGCGGCGCGGTCCTGGCGCTGGAGCTGACCGAGCGAGAGATGGTGGAAATCACGCCCGAGGTGGAAGCGCTGTTCCACAGCCTGGACCAGATGGGCGTCAAGGTGGCGCTGGACGATTTCGGCACCGGCCATTCCAGCCTGGTCTACCTGCAGCAATTGACGGTCGACGGCTTGAAGATAGACCAGAGCTTCGTCGCCGGCATCGGCAGCGACGGCTTGTCCGCCCACATCGTCGACAGCGTGGCGGAACTGGCGGCCAAGCTGGGCCTGGCGACGGTGGCGGAGGGCGTGGAAACGGCGGAACAGTACGATTATCTGAGCCGGCTAGGCGTGCGCTGGCTGCAGGGCTTCTACATCGCCCGGCCGATGCCGCTGGACGAGTTCGTCCGCCGCATGCGCCAGGGCGGCACCTGGCAGCGCTGA
- the argH gene encoding argininosuccinate lyase → MQDSHAWSGRFSEPVSELVKHYTASIGFDYRLAEVDIEGSLAHAAMLNRSGVLSDADLEAIRRGMADIRDEIRAGRLEWSVDLEDVHMNIERRLTDRIGDAGKRLHTGRSRNDQVATDIRLWLRGEIDATVHLLGDLQESLLDLAEQHAATVMPGFTHLQVAQPVTFGHHLLAYVEMLARDAERMQDCRKRVNRLPLGAAALAGTTYPIDRHYTAGLLGFDDVCHNSLDAVSDRDFAIEFTAAASLAMLHLSRLSEELILWMSPRVGFIDIADRFCTGSSIMPQKKNPDVPELVRGKSGRVVGHLIALITLMKAQPLAYNKDNQEDKEPLFDTVDTLQTTLRIYADMMRGVTVKPEAMRAAVLQGYATATDLADYLVKRGLPFRDSHEVVALAVRHAETQGVDLADLPLAKLREFSSLIEDDVFAVLTPEGSLAQRDHVGGTAPAQVKAQIARHRGRLG, encoded by the coding sequence ATGCAAGACTCGCACGCTTGGTCCGGCCGTTTTTCCGAGCCGGTTTCCGAACTCGTCAAGCACTACACCGCTTCCATCGGTTTCGACTACCGACTGGCCGAAGTGGACATCGAAGGCTCGCTGGCCCACGCCGCGATGCTGAACCGATCCGGCGTGCTCAGCGACGCCGATCTGGAAGCGATCCGACGAGGCATGGCGGACATCCGCGACGAGATCCGCGCCGGCCGGCTAGAGTGGAGCGTGGACCTGGAAGACGTGCACATGAACATCGAACGCCGGCTGACCGACCGCATCGGCGACGCCGGCAAACGCCTTCACACCGGCCGCAGCCGCAACGATCAGGTGGCCACCGACATCCGGCTGTGGCTGCGCGGCGAGATCGACGCCACCGTCCACCTGTTGGGCGATCTGCAAGAGAGCCTGCTGGATCTGGCCGAACAACACGCCGCCACCGTGATGCCCGGCTTCACCCATCTGCAGGTGGCGCAACCGGTCACCTTCGGCCACCACCTGCTGGCTTATGTGGAGATGCTGGCCCGCGACGCCGAGCGGATGCAGGACTGCCGCAAGCGCGTCAACCGCCTGCCGCTGGGCGCGGCGGCGCTGGCCGGCACCACCTACCCGATAGACCGCCACTACACCGCCGGCCTGCTGGGCTTCGATGACGTCTGCCACAACTCGCTGGACGCGGTGTCCGATCGCGACTTCGCCATCGAATTCACCGCTGCCGCCAGCCTGGCCATGCTCCACCTGTCGCGGCTGTCGGAGGAGCTGATCCTGTGGATGAGCCCGCGCGTCGGCTTCATCGACATCGCCGACCGCTTCTGCACCGGCTCGTCCATCATGCCGCAGAAGAAAAACCCGGACGTGCCGGAGCTGGTGCGCGGCAAGTCCGGCCGCGTCGTCGGCCACCTGATCGCGCTGATCACGTTGATGAAGGCGCAGCCGCTGGCCTACAACAAGGATAATCAGGAGGATAAGGAGCCGCTGTTCGACACGGTGGACACGCTGCAGACCACGCTGCGCATCTACGCCGACATGATGCGCGGCGTGACGGTGAAGCCGGAGGCGATGCGAGCCGCCGTGCTGCAGGGCTACGCCACCGCGACCGACCTGGCCGACTATCTGGTCAAGAGAGGCCTGCCGTTCCGCGACAGCCACGAGGTGGTGGCGCTGGCGGTGCGCCACGCCGAGACGCAGGGCGTGGATCTGGCCGACCTGCCGCTAGCCAAGCTGCGCGAGTTCTCGTCGCTGATCGAGGACGATGTGTTCGCCGTGCTGACGCCGGAGGGCAGCCTGGCCCAGCGCGACCATGTCGGCGGCACCGCCCCGGCCCAGGTCAAAGCGCAGATCGCCCGCCATCGGGGCCGCCTGGGCTGA
- a CDS encoding substrate-binding periplasmic protein yields the protein MKKLIALLLLCLAFQPALASARELVFAYNLFEPWKRLDAHGQPAGPYTEIVRALAGRLKLPLRFLQCPLPRCLSAMRQGRADLMIGVRPTPERLAYLDFLEPPFASSNHLVFYQRRGDPRALARYDDLLPLTVGVAEGVSYEAGFDRDLRIRRDASPGMESGFRKLAAGRVDALIVNASQGAALATRPEFAGRVTRAPLTLDDRHPNRLALARRSPLRADKARIEQALRGMMADGSVARILAAAGR from the coding sequence GTGAAGAAACTGATCGCCCTGCTATTGCTGTGCCTGGCGTTCCAGCCCGCGCTGGCGAGCGCGCGCGAGCTGGTGTTCGCCTACAATCTGTTCGAGCCGTGGAAGCGGCTGGACGCGCATGGCCAGCCGGCGGGGCCGTACACCGAGATCGTGCGCGCGCTGGCCGGACGGCTGAAGCTGCCGCTGCGCTTTCTGCAATGCCCGCTGCCGCGCTGTCTGTCCGCGATGCGGCAGGGGCGCGCCGATCTGATGATAGGCGTGAGGCCGACGCCGGAGCGCCTGGCCTATCTGGATTTCCTGGAGCCGCCCTTCGCCAGCAGCAACCACCTGGTGTTTTACCAGCGCCGCGGCGATCCGCGCGCGCTCGCCCGCTACGATGACCTGTTGCCGTTGACGGTGGGCGTGGCGGAGGGCGTGAGCTACGAGGCGGGCTTCGATCGCGACCTCCGCATCCGCCGCGACGCCAGCCCGGGCATGGAGTCCGGTTTCCGCAAGCTGGCTGCCGGCCGCGTCGACGCGCTGATCGTCAACGCGAGCCAGGGCGCGGCGCTGGCCACTCGGCCGGAGTTCGCCGGGCGGGTGACGCGCGCGCCGCTGACGCTGGACGACCGCCATCCCAACCGGCTGGCGCTGGCGCGGCGCTCGCCGCTGCGAGCCGACAAGGCTCGCATCGAACAGGCCTTGCGCGGCATGATGGCGGACGGCAGCGTCGCCCGCATCCTGGCCGCCGCGGGCAGATAG
- a CDS encoding amino acid ABC transporter ATP-binding protein, whose product MIALNKVSKWYGDFQVLTDCTTQVAKGEVVVVCGPSGSGKSTLIKCVNALEPFQQGEIVVDGISVGDPKTDLPKLRSRVGMVFQHFELFPHLSITENLAIAQIKVLGRNRDEAMAKGLKLLDRVGLRAHADKHPGQLSGGQQQRVAIARALAMDPIAMLFDEPTSALDPEMINEVLDVMTELAHEGMTMMCVTHEMGFARRVADRVIFMDQGRIVEDCKKDEFFGDLDARSERARHFLSKILQH is encoded by the coding sequence ATGATTGCGCTGAACAAGGTCAGCAAATGGTATGGCGACTTCCAGGTGCTGACCGACTGCACCACCCAGGTCGCCAAGGGCGAAGTGGTGGTGGTGTGCGGGCCGTCCGGCTCCGGCAAGTCCACCCTGATCAAGTGCGTGAACGCGCTGGAGCCGTTCCAGCAGGGCGAGATCGTCGTCGACGGCATTTCGGTCGGCGATCCGAAAACCGACCTGCCCAAGCTGCGCTCGCGCGTCGGCATGGTGTTCCAGCATTTCGAGCTGTTCCCGCACCTGTCCATCACCGAGAACCTGGCCATCGCCCAGATCAAGGTGCTGGGCCGCAATCGCGACGAGGCGATGGCCAAGGGCCTGAAGCTGCTGGACCGCGTGGGCCTCAGGGCGCACGCCGACAAGCATCCCGGCCAGCTGTCCGGCGGCCAGCAGCAGCGGGTGGCCATCGCCCGCGCGCTGGCGATGGACCCGATCGCCATGCTGTTCGACGAGCCCACCAGCGCGCTGGACCCGGAGATGATCAACGAGGTGCTGGACGTGATGACCGAGCTGGCGCACGAGGGCATGACCATGATGTGCGTGACCCACGAGATGGGCTTCGCCCGCCGCGTGGCGGACCGGGTGATCTTCATGGACCAGGGCCGCATCGTCGAGGACTGCAAGAAGGATGAGTTCTTCGGCGATCTGGATGCCCGCAGCGAGCGCGCGCGCCATTTCCTGTCCAAGATCCTGCAGCACTGA
- a CDS encoding amino acid ABC transporter permease: MDFSQIIPALPGLSQGMLLTLKMTLGGVVGGVALGIFLALARLSDVKPLSALAKFYIYYFRSIPLLLVISWFYLAVPMLLNWITGNLEPVGAFTSCLVAFVMFEAAYFAEIVRAGIQAIPKGQAGAAYALGMRYHQVMALVVLPQALRKMLPLLLQQSIILFQDTSLVYAVGLMDFLNTARSKGDIVGLPHEFLIFAGMVYFVISFGASRLVKRLQQRLAV; this comes from the coding sequence ATGGATTTCAGCCAAATCATCCCGGCGCTGCCGGGCCTGTCGCAGGGCATGCTGCTGACCTTGAAGATGACGCTGGGCGGCGTGGTGGGCGGCGTGGCGCTGGGCATTTTCCTGGCGCTGGCGCGGCTGTCCGACGTTAAGCCCTTGTCGGCGCTGGCCAAGTTCTACATCTATTACTTCCGCTCCATTCCGCTGCTGCTGGTGATCTCCTGGTTCTACCTGGCGGTGCCCATGCTGCTGAACTGGATCACCGGCAACCTGGAGCCTGTCGGCGCCTTCACCTCCTGCCTGGTGGCCTTCGTGATGTTCGAGGCGGCGTACTTCGCCGAGATCGTCCGCGCCGGCATCCAGGCGATCCCCAAGGGCCAGGCCGGCGCCGCCTACGCGCTGGGCATGCGCTACCACCAGGTGATGGCGCTGGTGGTGCTGCCGCAGGCCTTGCGCAAGATGTTGCCGCTGCTCTTGCAGCAGTCCATCATCCTGTTCCAGGACACCTCGCTGGTATACGCTGTCGGCTTGATGGACTTTCTGAATACCGCCCGCTCCAAGGGCGACATCGTCGGCCTGCCGCACGAATTCCTGATATTCGCCGGCATGGTCTACTTCGTAATCAGTTTCGGCGCCTCCCGCCTGGTGAAGCGCCTGCAACAAAGGTTGGCTGTATGA
- a CDS encoding amino acid ABC transporter permease, whose protein sequence is MNYHWDWGVFFKPTGVGSEIYLSWFASGLGWTLAVALSGWIVALVVGTAVGVARTLPHRGLAALAAAYVELFRNVPLLVQLFVWYFLVPDLLPEAAQVWFKQDLAPATSQFLSVVVCLGLFTAARVAEQVRTGIEALPRGQRNAAMAMGFSLGQTYRHVLLPQAARIIIPPLTSEFLNIIKNSSVASLIGLMELLAQTKQTAEFSANLFEAFTLSTIIYFTLNMSLMLMMNALEKKLRVPGMMGGK, encoded by the coding sequence ATGAATTATCACTGGGACTGGGGAGTCTTCTTCAAACCCACCGGGGTCGGCAGCGAAATCTATCTGAGCTGGTTCGCTTCCGGCCTGGGCTGGACGCTGGCGGTGGCGCTGTCCGGCTGGATCGTGGCGCTCGTCGTCGGCACCGCGGTCGGCGTGGCGCGCACCTTGCCGCATCGCGGGCTGGCCGCTCTGGCCGCCGCCTATGTCGAGCTGTTCCGCAACGTGCCGTTGCTGGTGCAGTTGTTCGTCTGGTACTTCCTGGTGCCGGACCTGCTGCCCGAAGCCGCGCAGGTCTGGTTCAAACAGGACCTGGCGCCGGCCACCTCGCAATTTCTGTCCGTCGTGGTGTGCCTGGGCCTGTTCACCGCCGCGCGGGTGGCAGAGCAGGTGCGCACCGGCATCGAGGCGCTGCCCCGCGGCCAGCGCAACGCGGCGATGGCCATGGGCTTCTCGCTGGGCCAGACCTACCGCCACGTGCTGCTGCCGCAGGCTGCGCGCATCATCATCCCGCCGTTGACCAGCGAGTTTCTGAACATCATCAAGAATTCGTCGGTGGCATCGTTGATCGGCCTGATGGAATTGTTGGCGCAAACCAAGCAGACGGCTGAATTTTCCGCCAACCTGTTCGAGGCCTTCACCCTGTCCACCATCATCTATTTCACGCTCAACATGAGCCTGATGCTGATGATGAACGCGCTGGAGAAGAAACTCAGGGTGCCCGGCATGATGGGAGGCAAATAA